Proteins encoded in a region of the Natator depressus isolate rNatDep1 chromosome 23, rNatDep2.hap1, whole genome shotgun sequence genome:
- the WAS gene encoding actin nucleation-promoting factor WAS, with protein sequence MSRGSRPGARVQQENIPSHLLLDHENQQVFELLGRKCTTLATSVAQLYWALPPNSQVWGKQGCGVLCLVKDNPRRSYFIRLFNIKERRLTWEMELSSQLVYSAVTPYFHTFPGDECQAGLNFADEAEARNFYTLVQEKVQKQQQRMEKRQLPPPPPPVNEERRAMTLPRSPMPGGDMNGPSKQPNSPSSSLNLMTMDIQNPDITSSRYRGLPVPTATEKKKGKKKISKADIGAPSGFKHVTHIGWDPNTGFDVNNLDPDLKTLFSQAGISEAQLTDAETSKVIYDFIEGQGGLEAVKEELRRQGPAPPPPPMTRSGPLPPPPPASARGRSGPLPPIPGGPPPPSSMPNRGPVPSHPPRGHLPPPRGPLPPASRSGPPPPPPAAGAAPPPPPPPPPPPPPVSSGPCPPPPLPSGGVSSPGSQPAPPQKGRGALLDQIRQGIQLNKTPEMLDSPPPAQSSEGLVGALMHVMQKRSKVIHSSDEGEDNGGDEEDDDEWDD encoded by the exons ATGAGCCGGGGGTCCAGGCCAGGGGCGCGAGTGCAGCAGGAGAACATCCCCTCCCATCTCCTCCTGGATCATGAAAACCAGCAGGTGTTTGAGCTCCTGGGCCGGAAATGCACG ACCCTGGCCACGTCGGTGGCCCAGCTgtactgggccctgccccccaacagccAGGTCTGGGGTAAGCAGGGCTGCGGGGTCCTGTGCCTGGTCAAGGACAACCCCCGGCGCTCCTACTTCATCCGCCTCTTCAATATTAAG GAGAGGAGGCTGACATGGGAGATGGAGCTCTCCAGCCAGCTGGTCTATTCCGCCGTCACCCCCTATTTCCACACCTTCCCCGGGGAC GAATGCCAGGCCGGGCTGAACTTTGCAGACGAGGCTGAGGCCCGCAACTTCTACACGCTGGTGCAGGAGAAGGTCCAGAAGCAACAGCAGAGGATGG AGAAACGGCAgctccccccgccacctcccccgGTCAATGAAG AGCGACGGGCGATGACGCTGCCCCGATCCCCGATGCCCGGAGGAGACATGAATG GTCCCAGCAAACAGCCgaattctccctcctcctccttgaaCCTGATGACAATGGACATCCAGAACCCGGACATCACCTCGTCCCGGTACCGGGGGCTGCCGGTGCCCACAGCCACCGAGAAGAAGAAGGGCAAGAAAAAGATCTCCAAGGCCGACATCGGCGCCCCAAGCGGATTCAA GCACGTCACCCACATCGGCTGGGACCCCAACACTGGTTTTGAT GTGAATAACCTGGACCCCGACCTGAAGACGCTTTTCTCCCAGGCCGGGATCAGCGAGGCGCAGCTGACCGACGCAGAGACCTCCAAAGTCATCTACGATTTCATTGAAGGCCAGGGCGGGCTGGAGGCTGTGAAGGAGGAGCTGAGACGCCAGG GTCCAGCACCTCCTCCGCCCCCCATGACGCGGTCcgggcccctccctcccccaccccctgcctcagcgAGGGGCAGGTCTGGCCCGTTGCCCCCCATCCCAGGcggccccccacctccctcatcTATGCCAAATAGGGGGCCggttccctcccatccccccagggGGCATCTGCCCCCTCCTCGTgggccccttccccctgcctcccgGTCTGGTCCGCCCCCCCCTCCGcctgctgctggggcagcccccccacccccacctcccccgccgccccctccGCCTCCAGTCTCTTCAGGgccttgtccccctcccccacttccttcaGGGGGGGTCAGCTCCCCAGGGAGCCAGCCTGCTCCCCCCCAAAAGGGGCGTGGGGCCTTGCTGGACCAGATCCGCCAAGGCATCCAGCTCAACAAG ACCCCCGAGATGCTGGACTCCCCGCCGCCCGCACAGAGCTCCGAGGGCCTGGTGGGGGCGCTCATGCACGTCATGCAGAAGCGGAGCAAAGTGATCCACTCCTCGG ACGAAGGCGAGGACAACGGCGGGGATGAGGAGGATGATGACGAATGGGACGACTGA